GTGCTGCTCGCGCCGGCGTTGACGGTCGATGACCCGCCGATCACGATCTGGCCGCCTCCGCCTCCGCCTCCGACCGTCACGGACTTCGGGACGCTCTTCGACGCGCCGGCGGAATCGTGGACCGTCAGAGTGATCGTCGCAGTTCCGCTGCTGGCAAACGCGTGGGGGAAACTCGCACCGGAGCCCGAGGCTCCATCGGTCGACGTCCATGAGTACGTGTAGGGCGACGTGCCCCCGGAGACCGATGCGGACCAGGTGTTCTGCGTGCCCGCGGCGACGCTCGTCGGCCCGCTGATGCTCGCCGAGAGCGTCGATCCCGTGACGCTGAAAGACTGCGACGCGGTCGTGCCGGCCACCGTCACCTTGACCGTGTACGAGCCCGCCGCGAACGTGTGCGCGACGAAATCCGTCGTCGTGTGGCTCGTGTCGAGCGGCGATCCGTCACCGAAGTCCCATGTGGCCGGGAAGGAGGGCTTGTTGAGGTCGCCCAGGTCCCCGAGGTAGAAGGTGCCCGGCGAGCCCGCGCACGACGTGACCACTCCCGCGAAGACGTTCGTGTAGCACGTGTCGGTCGCGGCGAGAGACTGCTGCTTGCTGATCCAGACCTTCGGCACGTACTGGACCGCGCTGTAGAGGAACGTGTCCGGGAACGAGACCGACGAGCCCTTCGAGCCGCCGGTGTAGGCGACGACGAACGTGATCGTGTGGTTCTGGCCGGTCGTCAGCGCCGGCACTCCGATCGTGACCGACGAGGTGAGACCGGGCAACGGCGAGATCGGCGTCAGCGCTCCGGCGTCGTACTTGTAGGAAACACCGGTGATCGAGACGGTGCTTCCCTTCTGGAGCGCGAACGTCGCCGTCGTCGTGCTCTGGCTCGAATAGAGCGTCGCCGGCACGGTGATCGAGCCGGCGATGTCGGTGAAGACGATCGTGCCGGCGACGGACGCCGCCTGATAGCCGCCCGCGTACTTCGCCGCGACCGTGAAGCTGGCCGCGTTCGACGGCGGGGCGCACGTCGTCCCCGCGCAGCTCGTCGAGAGCGCGTTGCTCGCGGCGTCCTTGAACGACCAGGCGAACCCCGCCGGGCTCCCGTCGGAGGCGCTCGCGTCGATCGACCCTCCCGTCAGGATCTTGACGCTTCCGTCCGATCCCAGTGCCGGGACGCGGGTCAGCGGGACCTTCAGCGTGACCGAGTTGACGGCGACGCCGGAATCGAGCGTGGCCGCCGAGACGAGCTCGCCGAACTTCTGCGAGATCGAGGCGCTCGTGATGCTCACCGGGCTGTAGCTGCACTGGCTGTTGCTCAGCGTCTGGCAGGGGAAGACGACGCTCGGGAGCGACGGCGCCGACGTCGCGGAGATGTCCGCGTTGCCCTTGTTGGAAGTCGAGCTGTTGTAGTTGGCCCAGACGTACCAGTTCGTGATCGAGCCTCCCGTGCCCGCCTTCGATGAGTCGATGAAGGAAAACGTGTCGCCGACGTACGAAGCCTTGTCGCTCCGGGCCTGGGCGCTCTTGTTCACGAGCGTGAAGGACGCCGCCGGGTTGGGAGAAGGCGGAGACGTGACGCAGGAGACGTCGAACGTGTCCGTCTGCATGCTGAGGCCGGAAACCGAGACGATCCGGTAGAGATAGAGCATCCCGGGCGCCGCCGGGTCGACGTACGCGCCGAACCCC
Above is a window of Thermoanaerobaculia bacterium DNA encoding:
- a CDS encoding PKD domain-containing protein, translating into MRGAFISALHGILAIAFLTASSAPLRAAACSTSLVPIATDVSGFSFANQTYRDIVFVSGLTMGRRSPTIYGPTHYGVIGAYLGSNPGAPSPSVYQISFREGGPVGGGSFVDCWPGPSGIAIADSPNGSGRMPMGWNDGSGCGTPEQLISINAPGGTETFGQQIDVNNGNSISQTAAALSSGGKYMGYFVDRNTLYAVDVTNPAYSAVATPLHAIQTVSAWAGANRLVTLGNDSFDQFLAAVFFVNGGGTVKFASIGSDGKLSTLAASASLSSGSAAGSIQQVAAYPSGNGYLIFVVVSGGIDVFSFDGTSVTRTGTIPNGANKYSRLQVPVGASAPVLIAEKTNPLDLDVIAGGYLAGQSGSPAVQTTISALSNDTSAGFGAYVDPAAPGMLYLYRIVSVSGLSMQTDTFDVSCVTSPPSPNPAASFTLVNKSAQARSDKASYVGDTFSFIDSSKAGTGGSITNWYVWANYNSSTSNKGNADISATSAPSLPSVVFPCQTLSNSQCSYSPVSITSASISQKFGELVSAATLDSGVAVNSVTLKVPLTRVPALGSDGSVKILTGGSIDASASDGSPAGFAWSFKDAASNALSTSCAGTTCAPPSNAASFTVAAKYAGGYQAASVAGTIVFTDIAGSITVPATLYSSQSTTTATFALQKGSTVSITGVSYKYDAGALTPISPLPGLTSSVTIGVPALTTGQNHTITFVVAYTGGSKGSSVSFPDTFLYSAVQYVPKVWISKQQSLAATDTCYTNVFAGVVTSCAGSPGTFYLGDLGDLNKPSFPATWDFGDGSPLDTSHTTTDFVAHTFAAGSYTVKVTVAGTTASQSFSVTGSTLSASISGPTSVAAGTQNTWSASVSGGTSPYTYSWTSTDGASGSGASFPHAFASSGTATITLTVHDSAGASKSVPKSVTVGGGGGGGQIVIGGSSTVNAGASST